From one Lotus japonicus ecotype B-129 chromosome 3, LjGifu_v1.2 genomic stretch:
- the LOC130748509 gene encoding protein BIC2-like → MEESRLKLSHNMMNTRKDTSSQSSPASPSYNSTRECSKGNDIGKGKLVLDPETQEKKENVKVDESFEEVTGREKLKRHREEVMGRVNIPENWSEEKQLKKWVDYTTFDALILAPHSLIVAARDALIADGRKARSQRLRIHL, encoded by the coding sequence ATGGAAGAAAGTAGATTGAAATTGAGCCACAACATGATGAACACAagaaaagacacttcttcacaatcaAGTCCTGCTTCACCATCATATAATAGCACCCGGGAATGCAGTAAAGGCAATGATATTGGCAAGGGCAAGTTGGTGTTGGATCCggagacacaagaaaaaaagGAGAATGTTAAAGTGGATGAGTCGTTTGAAGAAGTTACTGGGCGTGAGAAGCTGAAGAGGCACAGGGAAGAGGTGATGGGTCGAGTTAACATACCGGAAAATTGGAGCGAGGAGAAGCAGCTGAAGAAATGGGTCGACTACACTACGTTTGATGCATTAATTTTGGCTCCACATAGTTTGATTGTTGCTGCTCGTGATGCGCTTATTGCAGATGGACGTAAAGCAAGGTCACAAAGATTAAGGATCCATCTATAG